In a single window of the Streptococcus ilei genome:
- the acpS gene encoding holo-ACP synthase → MIVGHGIDIESIQSIEEAYQRHPRFASKVLTETERERFDQLSGKRKMEYLAGRWSAKEAFSKAWGTGIGPVGFQDLEILTNQKGAPYFSKAPFSGKIWVSISHSGDLVSTSVILEERNES, encoded by the coding sequence ATGATTGTTGGACATGGGATAGATATCGAATCGATCCAATCCATTGAAGAGGCCTACCAGAGACATCCCAGATTTGCTTCCAAGGTATTGACAGAGACAGAACGAGAACGGTTCGATCAATTATCCGGGAAACGGAAAATGGAATACCTGGCCGGACGATGGTCTGCAAAAGAAGCCTTTTCCAAGGCTTGGGGAACAGGAATTGGTCCAGTAGGATTTCAGGATCTGGAAATTCTAACCAATCAAAAAGGAGCTCCCTATTTTTCTAAAGCCCCTTTTAGTGGAAAGATATGGGTTTCGATTAGTCACTCAGGCGATTTAGTTTCGACCAGTGTCATTTTGGAGGAAAGAAATGAAAGCTAG
- a CDS encoding 3-deoxy-7-phosphoheptulonate synthase: MSFTATSPIIDETAVTSLYRLEGEQLARKEARDRELASILKGEDKRILLVMGPCSSDNEEAVMEYACRLAALQEEVKDRVFIVMRVYTAKPRTNGDGYKGLMHQPDTASEPSFVAGLKAVRRLHHRVITETGLTTADELLYPETYPFVEDLLSYVAIGARSVEDQGHRFVASGISVPTGLKNPTSGNLSVMFNAIYAAQHGHHFFYNGRSVETNGNPFGHAILRGALDANGKNIPNYHYEDLLEAAHRYQALGLQHPFILVDTNHDNSGKKFAEQIRIVRETLSNRSWNPIIHDVVRGFMIESYLEDGRQDQPEVFGQSITDPCLGWEKTESLVREIYQYVAE; the protein is encoded by the coding sequence ATGTCTTTTACAGCTACTAGCCCAATCATTGATGAAACAGCGGTGACTTCTCTTTATCGCTTAGAGGGTGAACAATTGGCTCGCAAAGAAGCGCGTGACCGTGAACTAGCCTCTATTTTAAAGGGAGAAGACAAGCGTATCTTGCTTGTGATGGGACCATGTTCATCAGATAATGAGGAAGCAGTGATGGAGTATGCTTGCCGCCTTGCAGCCCTTCAAGAAGAAGTCAAAGATCGGGTCTTCATTGTGATGCGGGTCTATACTGCCAAGCCTCGGACCAATGGAGATGGCTATAAAGGTTTGATGCATCAGCCGGATACTGCTTCAGAACCAAGTTTTGTAGCTGGTTTAAAGGCAGTTCGTCGCCTGCATCATCGAGTGATTACCGAAACCGGATTGACTACAGCAGACGAACTTTTGTATCCTGAGACCTACCCATTTGTTGAAGATTTACTTTCCTATGTTGCTATTGGGGCACGTTCTGTAGAAGATCAAGGCCACCGCTTTGTGGCAAGTGGGATCTCAGTCCCAACGGGATTGAAAAATCCGACATCTGGAAATCTGTCTGTCATGTTTAATGCGATTTATGCTGCACAGCATGGGCATCATTTCTTCTATAATGGTCGTTCTGTGGAGACAAATGGAAATCCATTCGGACACGCTATTCTGCGTGGAGCTTTAGACGCGAATGGGAAAAACATTCCAAACTACCACTATGAAGATTTGCTAGAAGCTGCTCATCGTTACCAAGCCTTGGGATTGCAACATCCATTTATCTTGGTTGATACCAATCATGATAATTCTGGGAAAAAATTTGCTGAACAGATTCGCATTGTCAGAGAGACCCTTAGTAATCGAAGCTGGAATCCAATTATCCATGATGTGGTTCGTGGATTTATGATTGAATCTTATCTGGAGGACGGTCGTCAAGATCAACCAGAAGTATTTGGTCAATCAATCACAGACCCATGCTTGGGTTGGGAAAAGACAGAAAGCTTAGTACGAGAAATATATCAGTATGTAGCTGAATAA
- the secA gene encoding preprotein translocase subunit SecA produces MANLLKTIIENDKGELRRLEKMADKVFSYEDQMAALSDDELKAKTEEFKQRYQDGESLDDLLYEAFAVVREGAKRVLGLFPYKVQVMGGIVLHHGDVPEMRTGEGKTLTATMPVYLNALSGKGVHVVTVNEYLTERDATEMGELYSWLGLSVGINLAAKSPSEKQEAYACDITYSTNAEIGFDYLRDNMVVRAENMVQRPLNYALVDEVDSILIDEARTPLIVSGQTSTETSQLYHMADAFVKSLEEEDYIIDVPSKTIGLSDSGIDKAESYFKLENLYDIENVALTHYIDNALRANYIMILDIDYVVSEDQEILIVDQFTGRTMEGRRYSDGLHQAIEAKEGVPVQEETKTSASITYQNLFRMYKKLSGMTGTGKTEEEEFREIYNIRVIPIPTNRPIARIDHPDLLYPSLKSKFKAVVEDVKARYEKGQPVLVGTVAVETSDYLSRLLVEAGVPHEVLNAKNHYKEAQIIMNAGQRGAVTIATNMAGRGTDIKLGEGVRELGGLCVIGTERHESRRIDNQLRGRSGRQGDPGESQFYLSLEDELMRRFGSERIKALLDRFKLSEEESVIRSNMFTRQVEAAQKRVEGNNYDTRKQVLQYDDVMREQREIIYSQRYDVITADRDLAPEIKAMIKRTIKRIVEGASHSSKEERTEAILNFAKYNLVPEDTISESDIEGKSDKDVIDYLFQRAEEVYENQVAKLRDEEAVREFQKVLILRVVDSKWTDHIDALDQLRNAVGLRGYAQNNPVVEYQSEGFRMFNDMIGSIEFDVTRLMMKAQIHEQERPRTEHSISTTATRNIAAQKTDLPEDLDLSQIKRNDICPCGSGKKFKNCHGKKL; encoded by the coding sequence ATGGCTAATTTATTAAAAACAATTATCGAAAATGATAAAGGTGAATTAAGACGATTGGAAAAGATGGCAGACAAGGTCTTCTCCTATGAAGATCAAATGGCTGCCTTGTCAGATGATGAACTGAAGGCGAAAACAGAAGAATTCAAACAACGCTACCAAGATGGTGAATCATTGGATGATCTCCTCTATGAAGCTTTCGCAGTAGTTCGTGAAGGTGCTAAGCGTGTCTTGGGCTTGTTCCCTTATAAAGTACAGGTCATGGGGGGGATTGTTCTTCACCATGGTGACGTTCCAGAAATGCGTACAGGGGAAGGGAAAACCTTGACTGCGACCATGCCGGTGTATTTGAATGCCCTATCTGGTAAAGGGGTTCACGTTGTTACGGTCAATGAATACCTGACAGAACGTGATGCGACTGAGATGGGAGAATTGTACTCATGGCTAGGTCTTTCAGTTGGGATCAACCTGGCTGCAAAATCACCTTCTGAAAAACAAGAAGCTTATGCTTGTGATATCACCTATTCAACCAATGCGGAAATCGGTTTCGACTACCTGCGTGATAACATGGTTGTTCGTGCCGAAAACATGGTACAACGTCCTTTGAACTATGCCTTGGTCGATGAGGTAGACTCGATCTTGATTGATGAAGCCCGTACTCCATTGATTGTTTCAGGTCAGACTTCTACAGAAACTAGCCAACTCTATCACATGGCGGATGCCTTTGTGAAATCTTTGGAAGAAGAAGACTATATCATTGATGTTCCTTCAAAAACGATTGGTTTGTCAGATTCTGGGATTGATAAGGCTGAAAGCTACTTTAAGCTTGAAAACTTGTATGACATTGAAAATGTTGCTTTAACACACTACATTGACAATGCCCTCCGTGCCAACTATATCATGATTTTGGACATCGACTATGTGGTCAGTGAGGATCAAGAAATCTTGATCGTCGACCAATTTACAGGTCGGACCATGGAAGGACGTCGCTATTCTGATGGTCTCCACCAAGCGATTGAGGCTAAAGAAGGTGTACCAGTCCAAGAAGAAACCAAAACATCAGCTTCTATTACTTACCAAAACCTCTTCCGGATGTACAAAAAACTTTCAGGGATGACAGGTACTGGTAAGACAGAAGAAGAAGAATTCCGTGAAATTTACAACATTCGCGTCATTCCAATTCCAACAAACCGTCCGATTGCTCGTATTGACCATCCAGATCTTCTTTACCCAAGCTTGAAATCGAAGTTTAAGGCTGTAGTAGAAGATGTAAAAGCACGTTACGAAAAAGGGCAACCAGTCTTGGTGGGTACCGTTGCCGTTGAAACCAGTGACTATTTATCTCGTCTCTTGGTCGAAGCAGGAGTTCCCCACGAAGTTTTGAATGCGAAAAACCACTACAAAGAAGCTCAAATCATCATGAATGCGGGTCAACGTGGTGCCGTTACCATCGCGACCAACATGGCCGGACGTGGTACCGATATCAAGCTCGGTGAAGGGGTTCGTGAATTGGGCGGACTATGTGTCATTGGTACAGAGCGTCATGAAAGCCGTCGTATTGATAACCAGTTGCGTGGACGTTCCGGACGTCAAGGGGACCCGGGTGAATCTCAATTCTACCTTTCTCTTGAAGATGAGTTGATGCGTCGTTTCGGTTCAGAGCGCATCAAAGCCTTGCTAGACCGCTTCAAACTAAGCGAAGAAGAATCTGTCATCCGATCCAACATGTTTACACGTCAAGTTGAAGCAGCCCAAAAACGAGTGGAAGGGAACAACTATGACACTCGTAAGCAAGTCCTTCAGTATGATGACGTCATGCGGGAGCAACGCGAGATTATCTACTCTCAACGCTATGATGTGATTACAGCGGATCGTGATTTGGCTCCAGAAATCAAGGCCATGATCAAACGAACCATTAAACGGATCGTTGAAGGGGCAAGCCACTCAAGCAAGGAAGAACGTACGGAAGCTATCTTGAACTTTGCCAAATACAATTTGGTCCCTGAAGATACCATTTCAGAGAGCGATATTGAAGGCAAATCGGATAAAGATGTGATTGATTACTTGTTCCAACGAGCTGAAGAGGTTTATGAAAACCAAGTAGCGAAATTACGCGATGAAGAAGCAGTTAGAGAATTCCAAAAAGTCTTGATCCTTCGTGTTGTGGATAGTAAATGGACAGATCACATCGATGCCTTAGACCAATTGCGTAATGCTGTCGGTCTCCGTGGCTATGCGCAAAATAATCCAGTGGTTGAATACCAATCTGAAGGATTCCGTATGTTCAACGATATGATTGGTTCTATTGAGTTTGATGTGACTCGTCTCATGATGAAAGCTCAAATTCACGAACAAGAGCGCCCACGTACAGAACATAGTATTTCAACGACAGCGACTCGTAATATTGCTGCTCAAAAAACTGATTTACCAGAAGATCTTGATTTGAGCCAAATCAAACGTAACGACATTTGTCCATGTGGATCTGGTAAGAAATTTAAAAACTGCCACGGTAAAAAACTCTAA
- the manA gene encoding mannose-6-phosphate isomerase, class I — MSQPLFLQSVMQEKIWGGTRLRDEFGYEIPSDHVGEYWAISAHPHGVSVVKNGPYAGMGLDQLYAEHRELFGDRTEPVFPLLTKILDANDWLSVQVHPDDAYGMEHEGELGKTECWYIIAADEGAEIIYGHHAQSKEELRRMIEAKEWDDLLARVPVKAGDFFYVPSGTMHAIGSGILILETQQSSDTTYRVYDFDRKDDQGNLRELHIEQSIDVLNLGAPANSRPVEEKVDHLSSTLLVANDFFGVHKWVINGEVRFEKTHDYSLVSVLSGQGSLQVDGVDYPIGKGEHFILTSDIQNWTLSGEEMELIVSHP, encoded by the coding sequence ATGTCACAACCGTTATTTTTACAATCCGTCATGCAGGAAAAAATTTGGGGTGGAACTAGATTACGAGATGAGTTTGGCTATGAAATCCCGAGCGATCATGTTGGTGAATACTGGGCTATTTCTGCCCATCCCCATGGTGTTTCAGTTGTTAAAAATGGGCCTTATGCTGGAATGGGGTTAGACCAACTTTATGCAGAGCATCGTGAATTATTTGGAGATCGAACAGAACCGGTCTTTCCTTTATTGACAAAGATTCTGGATGCCAATGACTGGCTCAGTGTTCAGGTTCATCCAGATGATGCCTATGGAATGGAGCATGAAGGAGAACTTGGGAAAACCGAATGCTGGTATATTATTGCTGCGGATGAAGGGGCGGAGATTATCTATGGTCACCACGCCCAGTCCAAGGAAGAATTACGTCGAATGATCGAAGCCAAAGAATGGGATGATCTTTTAGCACGGGTTCCTGTGAAAGCGGGAGATTTCTTCTATGTTCCAAGTGGAACCATGCATGCCATTGGTTCGGGTATCTTGATTTTGGAAACCCAGCAATCAAGCGACACGACGTATCGAGTTTACGACTTTGATCGCAAAGATGATCAAGGGAATTTACGTGAATTGCACATTGAACAGTCTATTGATGTCCTGAACTTAGGTGCTCCGGCAAATAGCCGACCAGTTGAGGAAAAAGTTGACCACTTGTCATCGACTTTGTTAGTGGCCAATGACTTCTTTGGTGTTCACAAATGGGTCATCAATGGGGAAGTTCGATTTGAAAAGACCCATGATTATAGTTTGGTGAGCGTTCTCTCAGGGCAAGGAAGTCTTCAGGTAGATGGGGTAGATTATCCGATTGGAAAAGGAGAACATTTTATCTTAACGAGTGATATCCAGAATTGGACCTTATCAGGAGAAGAGATGGAATTAATTGTCAGTCATCCATAA
- the queG gene encoding tRNA epoxyqueuosine(34) reductase QueG has product MNLKESIIELAHSIGISKIGFTTADDFSYLEKSLRLAVEEGRNSGFEHKNIEERIQPRLSLASAKTIISIAVAYPHKLKQQPQKTAYKRGKFTPNSWGIDYHYVLQDKLDRLAKGIEELTANFEYKGMVDTGALVDTAVAQRAGIGFIGKNGLVISKEYGSYMFLGELITNLEIEPDQAVDYGCGNCNRCVEACPTSCLIGDGTMNARRCLSFQTQDKGMMDMEFRKKIKTVIYGCDICQICCPYNRGLDNPLATDIDPELAHPELIPFIELSNGQFKEKFGMVAGSWRGKNILQRNAIIALANANDRSAIPKLLEIIETSQNQIHIATAIWSLGELIREVTPDLVDLLTSLKNPSPAIIEERERFFQKFHLDEITIQK; this is encoded by the coding sequence ATGAATCTCAAAGAATCCATTATCGAGTTGGCTCACTCCATCGGTATTTCAAAAATCGGTTTTACCACTGCAGATGATTTTTCCTATTTAGAAAAATCCCTCCGCCTAGCTGTAGAGGAAGGCCGAAATTCAGGGTTTGAGCACAAAAATATCGAAGAACGAATCCAGCCACGCTTAAGTTTAGCTTCTGCTAAAACGATTATTTCCATTGCCGTTGCATATCCTCACAAGTTAAAACAACAACCTCAGAAGACAGCCTATAAACGCGGAAAATTTACTCCCAACAGTTGGGGCATAGACTACCACTATGTCCTACAGGATAAGTTGGACCGCCTGGCTAAAGGGATTGAAGAATTGACGGCTAACTTCGAATACAAGGGCATGGTGGATACCGGAGCCTTGGTGGATACTGCCGTTGCTCAACGGGCCGGCATTGGATTTATCGGCAAGAATGGCCTTGTCATCTCAAAAGAATATGGTTCTTATATGTTTTTAGGAGAACTTATCACTAACCTAGAAATTGAACCTGACCAAGCAGTCGACTATGGTTGTGGAAATTGTAACCGCTGTGTAGAAGCCTGCCCGACATCTTGCTTAATTGGAGATGGCACCATGAATGCCCGACGTTGTCTGTCCTTTCAGACCCAAGACAAGGGCATGATGGATATGGAATTCCGTAAAAAGATTAAAACGGTCATCTACGGCTGTGATATCTGTCAAATCTGTTGTCCCTACAATCGTGGTCTGGATAACCCACTAGCCACTGACATTGATCCAGAACTCGCTCACCCAGAATTAATCCCCTTTATCGAGCTATCCAATGGTCAATTCAAAGAAAAATTCGGAATGGTCGCTGGTAGTTGGCGGGGGAAAAATATCCTTCAGCGAAATGCCATCATTGCCTTGGCCAATGCTAATGACCGGTCTGCCATCCCTAAACTTCTAGAAATTATCGAAACTTCGCAAAACCAGATTCATATTGCAACAGCCATTTGGTCTCTGGGGGAGCTGATTCGAGAAGTCACACCTGACTTGGTTGATTTATTAACTTCCCTCAAAAACCCAAGTCCTGCTATTATAGAAGAACGCGAACGGTTTTTCCAAAAATTCCATCTAGATGAAATAACGATACAAAAATAG
- a CDS encoding phosphatase PAP2 family protein, with protein MKKEYLFYERVRPFFVTHPYYLSLLKWTNRLVTLLMPLLYFYVLWAAYLKASKTWIVLAYLLVPATGFIVLSVIRKRMNWPRPYELGTFPPLLNREGKGSSMPSRHVFSAAIISTVAWGVHPLLSVLGLSLALLLSGVRVLAGVHFVRDVVVGFLSAILWGFFWFYPLGLF; from the coding sequence ATGAAAAAAGAATATTTGTTCTATGAACGGGTTAGACCATTTTTTGTGACCCATCCCTATTATCTTTCTTTATTAAAGTGGACCAATCGGCTCGTCACCTTGTTGATGCCTCTCCTTTATTTCTATGTTCTTTGGGCAGCCTATCTAAAGGCTAGCAAGACTTGGATTGTGCTTGCTTATCTTTTGGTACCAGCAACTGGTTTTATTGTATTAAGTGTCATTCGAAAACGAATGAATTGGCCGCGTCCCTATGAGCTGGGGACTTTCCCTCCGTTACTGAATCGAGAGGGGAAGGGGAGTTCTATGCCAAGTCGGCACGTCTTTTCTGCGGCGATCATTTCTACAGTAGCCTGGGGAGTGCATCCTCTTCTATCGGTCCTTGGTCTGTCCTTGGCTCTTCTATTGTCGGGGGTTCGTGTTCTGGCTGGAGTCCATTTTGTTCGTGATGTTGTGGTTGGTTTTTTATCTGCTATTCTTTGGGGGTTCTTTTGGTTTTATCCCTTGGGGCTTTTTTAA
- a CDS encoding peptide deformylase translates to MEKAIMKDPFFLSQVSEEATKEDLYLAQDLQDTLRAHQEACVGMAANMIGVRKRVIIIQLGLMPLVLFNPVLVKKEGIYETEEGCLSLPGSRKTSRFEKIQVSYRDTNWKPQLISLEGFAAQICQHELDHLEGILI, encoded by the coding sequence ATGGAAAAAGCCATTATGAAGGATCCCTTCTTTTTGAGTCAAGTGTCTGAAGAAGCGACAAAAGAGGATTTGTATTTGGCGCAAGATTTACAAGATACCCTACGAGCTCACCAGGAAGCCTGTGTTGGCATGGCTGCTAATATGATTGGTGTACGTAAGCGAGTCATCATCATCCAACTAGGTTTGATGCCCTTGGTTCTCTTTAATCCTGTTCTAGTTAAGAAAGAAGGGATTTATGAGACAGAAGAAGGCTGTCTTTCTTTGCCAGGAAGTCGAAAGACAAGTCGCTTTGAAAAGATTCAAGTCTCCTACCGTGATACCAATTGGAAACCTCAGCTCATAAGCTTAGAAGGTTTTGCGGCCCAGATTTGCCAGCATGAGCTCGATCACCTGGAAGGGATTTTGATCTAG
- the scrK gene encoding fructokinase ScrK, whose product MTKLYGSLEAGGTKFVCAVGDENNNVIEKTQFPTTTPIETLDKCIEFFSKFESLAGLAIGSFGPIDIDKNSKTYGFITTTPKPHWANVDVVGSFRRSLNVPIYFTTDVNSSAYGEVVARNNAGGRIENLVYYTIGTGIGAGVIQRGEFIGGVGHPEMGHYYVAKHPMDVEKEFNGVCPFHRGCLEGLAAGPSLEARSGIRGENIELNSSVWDIQAYYIAQAAVNATVTFRPDVIVFGGGVMAQQHMLDRVREKFTVLLNGYLPVPDVRDYIVTPAVAGNGSATLGNFVLAKQVSKKD is encoded by the coding sequence ATGACTAAATTATATGGAAGTCTTGAAGCTGGTGGAACAAAGTTTGTTTGTGCTGTAGGTGACGAAAATAATAACGTCATTGAAAAGACACAGTTTCCGACAACAACCCCAATTGAAACCCTTGATAAATGTATTGAGTTTTTCTCTAAATTTGAAAGTCTTGCTGGTTTAGCCATTGGTTCATTTGGACCGATTGATATTGATAAGAATTCAAAGACCTATGGTTTTATTACAACAACTCCCAAACCACATTGGGCAAATGTAGATGTGGTGGGATCTTTCCGTCGATCCTTAAATGTACCGATTTACTTTACAACTGACGTAAATAGCTCAGCTTATGGTGAGGTTGTTGCTCGTAATAATGCGGGTGGTCGTATTGAGAACTTAGTTTACTACACAATTGGTACAGGGATTGGTGCAGGTGTCATCCAGCGTGGTGAATTCATTGGTGGAGTGGGACATCCTGAGATGGGCCATTATTATGTTGCCAAACACCCGATGGATGTTGAAAAAGAATTTAATGGTGTGTGTCCATTCCACAGAGGCTGTTTAGAAGGTCTTGCGGCTGGCCCAAGCTTGGAAGCTCGTAGCGGTATTCGTGGGGAAAATATTGAACTGAATAGCTCTGTATGGGATATCCAAGCCTACTATATTGCCCAAGCTGCTGTCAATGCAACTGTAACCTTCCGCCCAGATGTGATTGTATTTGGTGGAGGAGTGATGGCACAACAACACATGTTGGATCGCGTTCGTGAAAAATTCACCGTCTTATTGAACGGCTATTTACCAGTGCCAGATGTTCGTGACTATATCGTAACACCAGCAGTAGCAGGAAATGGTTCAGCGACCTTGGGTAACTTTGTCTTAGCAAAACAAGTCAGCAAAAAAGACTAA
- a CDS encoding sucrose-specific PTS transporter subunit IIBC — MSNTEIAKKVIDAIGGVENVSSVAHCATRLRVMVKDESKINKDVVENIEKVQGAFFNSGQYQIIFGTGTVNKIYDEVVALGLPTSSKDEMKAEAAKQGNWFQRAIRTFGDVFVPILPAIVATGLFMGIRGAIAQDQVLALFGTTADAFKSTDFYTYSTILTDTAFAFFPALISWSAFRVFGGNPVLGIVIGLMMVSPTLPNAWVVAEDPSKAATFFGIFHHVVGFQNSVLPAFFVGLIGAKLEKWLHKKIPDVLDLLLVPLFTLTIMSFLALFIIGPFFHSIEEHVLNATKFILNLPFGLAGLLIGGVHQLIVVTGVHHIFNLLESQLITSDKKDPFNAIITAAMTAQAGATLAVAVKSKSQKVKALAFPATISALLGITEPAIFGVNLRYVKPFVIALGAGAVGGWIASMLNLAGTGFGITIIPGTLLYLNGQLLKYVFMVVFTTALSFGLTYMFGYEDEASSVPAEDEEAGAIIEEETTGTVPASLQDETIISPIVGQAVALENVNDPVFSSGAMGQGIAIKPTEGVVYAPADAEVTIAFATGHAFGLKTANGAEVLIHVGIDTVSMNGEGFDQKVAQGDKVKAGDVLGTFDSAKIAAAGLDDTTMVIVTNTADYASVTPVANGAVAKGDAIIEVKA, encoded by the coding sequence ATGTCAAATACAGAAATTGCAAAAAAAGTCATCGATGCAATCGGTGGAGTTGAGAACGTTAGCAGTGTTGCTCACTGTGCGACTCGTCTTCGCGTGATGGTTAAAGATGAATCAAAAATCAACAAAGATGTTGTTGAGAACATTGAAAAAGTACAGGGAGCTTTCTTTAACTCAGGTCAATACCAAATCATCTTTGGTACTGGTACTGTAAATAAGATCTACGATGAAGTAGTAGCTCTAGGCTTGCCAACTTCTTCAAAAGATGAAATGAAAGCTGAAGCAGCGAAACAAGGAAATTGGTTCCAACGTGCAATCCGTACCTTCGGAGATGTTTTTGTCCCAATTTTGCCAGCAATCGTTGCAACTGGTTTGTTTATGGGAATTCGTGGTGCTATTGCTCAAGATCAAGTGCTGGCTTTGTTTGGTACTACAGCAGACGCATTTAAATCTACAGATTTCTATACCTATTCAACAATTTTGACAGATACTGCGTTTGCTTTCTTCCCAGCCTTGATTTCATGGTCTGCGTTCCGAGTGTTTGGAGGAAATCCTGTTCTTGGAATTGTAATTGGTTTGATGATGGTTAGTCCGACACTTCCTAATGCGTGGGTTGTAGCGGAAGATCCTTCTAAAGCAGCAACATTCTTTGGTATCTTCCATCATGTAGTTGGATTCCAGAACTCAGTTCTTCCCGCTTTCTTCGTTGGTCTAATTGGTGCAAAACTTGAAAAATGGCTCCATAAGAAAATTCCAGATGTCTTAGATTTGTTATTGGTTCCATTATTTACATTAACAATCATGTCATTCCTCGCTTTGTTTATTATTGGACCATTCTTCCACAGCATCGAGGAACATGTACTGAATGCAACTAAGTTTATTTTAAATTTACCATTCGGCCTTGCAGGTCTTCTTATCGGTGGGGTTCATCAGTTGATTGTCGTTACTGGTGTCCATCATATTTTTAACCTTCTTGAATCGCAATTAATTACTTCGGATAAAAAAGATCCATTTAATGCAATTATTACAGCTGCTATGACTGCACAAGCTGGTGCGACTTTAGCGGTGGCAGTGAAATCAAAATCTCAAAAAGTGAAAGCTTTAGCATTTCCTGCAACTATTTCTGCCTTATTAGGTATTACTGAGCCTGCAATCTTTGGTGTGAACTTGCGTTATGTGAAACCATTCGTTATTGCTTTGGGAGCAGGTGCTGTAGGTGGTTGGATTGCATCTATGTTAAACCTTGCTGGTACAGGATTTGGTATTACAATTATTCCAGGAACACTTCTCTATCTAAACGGTCAATTATTGAAATATGTATTTATGGTTGTATTTACAACTGCACTAAGTTTTGGTTTGACATATATGTTCGGTTACGAAGATGAAGCTTCATCAGTTCCTGCAGAAGACGAAGAAGCTGGTGCAATTATTGAAGAAGAAACAACTGGAACTGTTCCAGCATCTCTTCAAGATGAAACCATCATCTCTCCAATCGTTGGTCAAGCGGTTGCTTTAGAAAACGTAAATGACCCTGTATTCTCAAGTGGTGCTATGGGACAAGGGATTGCCATCAAACCAACTGAAGGTGTTGTATATGCTCCGGCGGATGCTGAAGTAACCATTGCTTTTGCAACTGGACATGCTTTTGGCTTGAAGACAGCCAATGGTGCTGAAGTTTTGATCCACGTTGGGATTGATACAGTTTCAATGAACGGTGAAGGATTTGATCAGAAAGTTGCTCAAGGTGACAAGGTCAAAGCTGGCGATGTTCTTGGAACATTTGATTCTGCTAAAATTGCAGCAGCTGGTCTTGATGATACAACAATGGTCATCGTCACAAACACAGCTGATTATGCTTCAGTAACTCCAGTAGCTAATGGTGCAGTTGCTAAAGGCGATGCGATTATTGAAGTAAAAGCATAA